The Chlorocebus sabaeus isolate Y175 chromosome 9, mChlSab1.0.hap1, whole genome shotgun sequence genome includes a window with the following:
- the SLC18A3 gene encoding vesicular acetylcholine transporter, translating to MEPAEPAGQARAAATKLSEAVGAALQEPRRQRRLLLVIVCVALLLDNMLYMVIVPIVPDYIAHMRGGGEGPTRTPEVWEPTLPLPTPANASAYAANTSASPTAARPAGSALRPRYPTESEDVKIGVLFASKAILQLLVNPLSGPFIDRMSYDVPLLIGLGVMFASTVMFAFAEDYATLFAARSLQGLGSAFADTSGIAMIADKYPEEPERSRALGVALAFISFGSLVAPPFGGILYEFAGKRVPFLVLAAVSFFDALLLLAVAKPFSAAARARANLPVGTPIHRLMLDPYIAVVAGALTTCNIPLAFLEPTIATWMKHTMAASEWEMGMAWLPAFVPHVLGVYLTVRLAARYPHLQWLYGALGLAVIGASSCIVPACRSFAPLVVSLCGLCFGIALVDTALLPTLAFLVDVRHVSVYGSVYAIADISYSVAYALGPIVAGHIVHSLGFEQLSLGMGLANLLYAPVLLLLRNVGLLTRSRSERDVLLDEPPQGLYDAVRLRERPVSGQDSEPRSPPGPFDECEDDYNYYYTRS from the coding sequence ATGGAACCCGCGGAACCTGCGGGCCAGGCCCGGGCGGCGGCCACCAAGCTGTCGGAGGCGGTGGGCGCGGCGCTGCAGGAGCCCAGGCGGCAGAGGCGCCTGCTGCTGGTTATCGTGTGCGTGGCGCTGTTACTGGACAACATGCTGTACATGGTCATCGTGCCCATCGTGCCCGACTACATCGCCCACATGCGCGGGGGCGGAGAGGGCCCCACCCGGACCCCCGAGGTGTGGGAGCCCACCCTGCCGCTGCCCACTCCGGCCAATGCCAGCGCCTACGCGGCCAACACCTCGGCGTCCCCGACGGCTGCGCGGCCAGCGGGCTCAGCCCTTCGGCCCCGCTACCCTACGGAGAGCGAAGACGTGAAGATCGGGGTGCTGTTTGCTTCCAAGGCCATCCTGCAGCTGCTAGTGAACCCCTTGAGCGGGCCCTTCATCGACCGCATGAGCTACGACGTGCCGCTGCTCATCGGCCTGGGCGTCATGTTCGCCTCTACGGTCATGTTCGCCTTCGCCGAGGACTACGCCACGCTGTTCGCCGCGCGCAGCCTGCAGGGCCTAGGCTCAGCCTTCGCCGACACGTCTGGCATAGCCATGATCGCCGACAAGTACCCGGAGGAGCCGGAGCGCAGTCGTGCACTGGGCGTGGCTCTGGCCTTCATTAGCTTCGGAAGCCTGGTGGCCCCGCCCTTCGGGGGCATCCTCTACGAGTTCGCCGGCAAGCGCGTGCCCTTCTTGGTGCTAGCTGCCGTGTCGTTCTTTGACGCATTGTTGCTGCTGGCGGTGGCCAAACCCTTCTCGGCGGCTGCACGGGCTCGGGCCAACCTGCCAGTGGGCACTCCCATCCACCGCCTCATGCTGGACCCCTACATTGCCGTGGTGGCCGGTGCGCTCACCACCTGTAATATTCCCCTCGCCTTCCTAGAGCCCACCATTGCCACGTGGATGAAGCATACGATGGCGGCTTCCGAGTGGGAGATGGGCATGGCCTGGCTGCCGGCCTTCGTGCCTCATGTGCTGGGCGTCTACCTCACCGTGCGCCTGGCGGCGCGCTACCCACACCTGCAGTGGCTGTACGGCGCGCTGGGGCTGGCTGTGATCGGCGCCAGCTCGTGCATCGTGCCCGCCTGCCGCTCCTTCGCGCCGCTAGTGGTCTCGCTCTGCGGCCTCTGTTTTGGCATAGCCCTAGTCGACACAGCACTGCTGCCCACGCTCGCCTTCTTGGTGGACGTGCGCCACGTCTCAGTGTATGGCAGCGTCTATGCCATCGCCGACATCTCCTATTCTGTGGCCTACGCGCTCGGGCCCATAGTGGCGGGCCACATTGTGCACTCGCTGGGCTTTGAGCAGCTCAGCCTTGGCATGGGTCTGGCCAACCTGCTCTATGCTCCCGTTTTGCTGCTGCTCCGCAACGTGGGTCTCCTGACGCGCTCCCGTTCCGAGCGCGATGTGCTGCTTGATGAGCCACCGCAAGGTCTGTACGATGCGGTGCGACTGCGTGAGCGTCCTGTGTCTGGCCAGGACAGCGAGCCTCGCAGCCCGCCTGGCCCTTTTGACGAGTGCGAGGACGACTACAATTACTACTACACCCGCAGCTAG